The following DNA comes from Streptomyces sp. NBC_00690.
CGCCATCGCCCGCGGCACGGGCGCGGTCGTCGTCGGCTCCGCTGAGGCGCCCCTCGCGCCGTACTCGGTCGTGTGCCAACTCGGCTATGAGGACCTGTCCACCAGCGATGACCCCACGCGCGCCTACCGGCCCTTCACCCGGGACGCGCACGGTTTCGTACCGGCCGAAGGCGGCGCGATGCTCGTCGTCGAGGAGGCCGCAGCGGCTCGACGACGCGGCGCCCGGCCCCGGGCCCGCATCGCCGGACATGCGGCCACGTTCACCGGCCCCTCCCGCTGGGAGGAGTCGCGCCAGGGCCTGGCCCGGGCGATCCAGGGTGCGCTCGCCGAGGCCGACTGCGCTCCGGAGGAGGTGGACGTCGTCTTCGCCGATGCGCTCGGGACGCCCGCAGCGGACCGGGCCGAGGCACTTGCCCTCGTCGACGCGTTGGGCGAGCACGGCCGGCGGGTCCCGGTGACCGCACCGAAGACCGGCATCGGGCGGGCCTACTGCGGGGGTCCGGTACTCGATGTGGCCGCCGCGGTCCTGGCCATGGAGCACGGTCTCGTCCCGCCCACGCCCAACGTCTTCGACGTCTGCCATGACATCGATGTCGTCACCGGTAGGGCCCGTCGTGCGTCCCTGCGCACCGCCCTGGTGCTCAGCCGGGGGCTGATGGGGTCGAACGCCGCGCTCGTCGTACGGATCGCCGACCCCGACTGAGGCATCGACGGGTCGACAGATCGAGAACGCCACACCCAAGGAGAACACCCCATGTCTGACGCCCTGACCCCTCAGGAACTCGCCGACCTGATGCGCAAGAACGCCGGAATAGCCGTCGAACCCGAGCACCTGGCGGACAACCTCGACTCGCGCTTCGACGCCTACGGCCTGGACTCGCTGGGCCTGCTCGGCATCGTCGCCGCCCTGGAGAACCACCGCGGTGCCTCGATGCCCGCGGATGCGGAGAAGTGCGCCACCCCGCGGGAATTCCTCGCACTCGTCAACAACACCCTCACCAAGAGCGGAGCCTGAAGTGCCCGGACACACCGAGAACGAGATCACCGTCGCCGCACCCCTGGACCTGGTCTGGGAGATCACCAACGACCTGGAGAACTGGCCGCA
Coding sequences within:
- a CDS encoding beta-ketoacyl synthase N-terminal-like domain-containing protein — protein: MSGSRTQRDPARRDAVITGIGVIAPNGIGADVFWKSTQEGISVLDRITREGCADLPLKVGGEVRDLDPGTMVEDRFLVQTDRFTHFAMAAADLALADARLGRADYEDSPFDVGVVTASGSGGGEFGQRELQELWGKSPRFVGPYQSIAWFYAASTGQISIRGGFKGPCGVVCSDEAGGLDAFAHAAGAIARGTGAVVVGSAEAPLAPYSVVCQLGYEDLSTSDDPTRAYRPFTRDAHGFVPAEGGAMLVVEEAAAARRRGARPRARIAGHAATFTGPSRWEESRQGLARAIQGALAEADCAPEEVDVVFADALGTPAADRAEALALVDALGEHGRRVPVTAPKTGIGRAYCGGPVLDVAAAVLAMEHGLVPPTPNVFDVCHDIDVVTGRARRASLRTALVLSRGLMGSNAALVVRIADPD
- a CDS encoding acyl carrier protein, which translates into the protein MSDALTPQELADLMRKNAGIAVEPEHLADNLDSRFDAYGLDSLGLLGIVAALENHRGASMPADAEKCATPREFLALVNNTLTKSGA